A region from the Lolium perenne isolate Kyuss_39 chromosome 4, Kyuss_2.0, whole genome shotgun sequence genome encodes:
- the LOC127293727 gene encoding serine/threonine-protein kinase 54, producing MASSTSDFPDVKPKLKKSGSMGSSADAYVRADKIDLTSLDIQLEQRLTKKWGKADLKSQGPKADWEIDLAKLEIRYVIAQGTYGTVYRGTYDGQEVAVKLLDWGEDGFATEAETSALRTSFKQEVAVWHKLSHPNVTRFVGASMGTTDLKVPANDNGARANLPARACCVVVEYLAGGTLKQYLIKNRRRKLAYKVVVQLALDLSRGLSYLHSRKIVHRDVKTENMLLDTQRNLKIADFGVARVEAQNPKDMTGATGTLGYMAPEVLDGKPYNRKCDVYSFGICLWEIYCCDMPYPDLSFADVSSAVVHQNLRPDIPRCCPSPFANIMRKCWDGNPDKRPDMDEVVQLMEALDTSKGGGMIPDGQSSGCLCFTRARGP from the exons ATGGCGTCGAGCACCAGCGATTTTCCGGATGTGAAACCCAAGCTGAAGAAGTCCGGGAGCatggggagcagcgccgacgcgtACGTGCGCGCCGACAAGATCGACCTCACCAGCCTCGACATCCAGCTGGAGCAGCGGCTCACCAAGAAATGGGGCAAGGCCGATCTCAAGTCCCAGGGACCCAAGGCGGACTGGGAGATTGACCTTGCTAAGCTCGAGATCCGCTACGTGATTGCTCAGGGCACCTACGGGACGGTCTACCGCGGCACCTATGACGGCCAGGAAGTTGCAG TGAAGCTATTGGATTGGGGAGAAGATGGTTTTGCCACAGAAGCCGAAACTTCCGCTCTGCGAACATCATTTAAGCAGGAGGTTGCTGTTTGGCATAAGCTCAGCCATCCTAATGTTACAAGG TTTGTTGGTGCATCTATGGGGACGACCGACCTTAAGGTTCCAGCCAACGACAATGGTGCGCGTGCCAACTTGCCGGCCAGAGCGTGTTGTGTTGTGGTAGAATATCTAGCTGGAGGCACTTTGAAGCAATATTTGATAAAGAACAGACGGCGGAAGCTCGCATACAAAGTTGTGGTTCAGCttgcattggatctgtccagagg ATTGAGCTATCTACACTCTAGAAAGATTGTACACCGTGATGTGAAAACCGAAaacatgttacttgatacacagcgAAACCTTAAGATTGCAGATTTTGGTGTTGCTCGTGTTGAGGCTCAGAATCCGAAGGATATGACTGGTGCGACAGGCACACTTGGTTATATGGCCCCAGAG GTTCTTGATGGTAAACCATACAACAGGAAATGTGACGTTTACAGTTTTGGCATATGTTTGTGGGAAATCTATTGCTGTGACATGCCATACCCAGACCTAAGTTTTGCTGATGTCTCTTCAGCTGTTGTTCATCAG AATTTGCGCCCAGACATACCTCGTTGCTGTCCAAGTCCGTTTGCAAATATCATGCGTAAGTGCTGGGACGGGAATCCTGATAAGCGTCCTGATATGGACGAGGTGGTGCAGCTTATGGAGGCTCTCGATACAAGCAAAGGTGGCGGTATGATACCAGATGGCCAGTCATCTGGTTGCTTATGTTTCACCAGGGCACGAGGCCCGTAG